Proteins from a genomic interval of Leifsonia shinshuensis:
- a CDS encoding LemA family protein, which translates to MEWLIPVIIVVVLVAIIGIYFWATYNSLVTLKVRVDEAWSDITVQLKRRADLIPNLIETVKGYAAHERGVFESVTKARAETLSAQTPGEASVAEGHMQTALKSIFAVAEAYPQLQASQNFLRLQADLVDTEDKIQASRRFYNGGVREFNTKIKVFPNNLFARRLGFSEREFFEVDNLAAIAEPPRVQF; encoded by the coding sequence ATGGAATGGCTCATTCCGGTCATCATCGTCGTCGTGCTCGTCGCGATCATCGGAATCTACTTCTGGGCCACGTACAACTCCCTGGTCACCCTCAAGGTGCGGGTGGACGAGGCGTGGAGCGACATCACGGTCCAGCTGAAGCGCCGTGCCGACCTCATCCCCAACCTGATCGAGACGGTCAAGGGCTACGCCGCGCACGAGCGCGGGGTCTTCGAGTCCGTGACCAAGGCGCGTGCCGAGACGCTGTCGGCGCAGACGCCGGGTGAGGCGTCCGTGGCCGAGGGGCACATGCAGACCGCGCTGAAGAGCATCTTCGCCGTGGCGGAGGCCTACCCGCAGCTGCAGGCGAGCCAGAACTTCCTGCGCCTGCAGGCCGACCTGGTCGACACCGAGGACAAGATCCAGGCCTCGCGCCGGTTCTACAACGGCGGGGTGCGCGAGTTCAACACCAAGATCAAGGTGTTCCCGAACAACCTGTTCGCGCGCCGCCTCGGCTTCTCCGAGCGCGAGTTCTTCGAGGTCGACAACCTGGCGGCGATCGCCGAGCCGCCGCGCGTCCAGTTCTAG